The following proteins are co-located in the Triticum aestivum cultivar Chinese Spring chromosome 1A, IWGSC CS RefSeq v2.1, whole genome shotgun sequence genome:
- the LOC123039083 gene encoding pyrophosphate-energized vacuolar membrane proton pump, whose product MAVIGTAGAEVLIPLAAVIGIAFAVFQWYVVAKVPVPSHDGEDGGGAAAQKGRSGHDESAEDGVDYRQVEARCAEIQHAISIGATSFLFTEYRYLAVFMAGFAVVIFMFLGSAQRFSTRPEPCTYDPARLCRPALANAAFSMIAFLLGALTSVMSGYLGMRVATFANARTALEARRGVGRAFVVAFRSGAAMGFLLASSALFVLYVAINLFGVYYGDDWGGLYESITGYGLGGSSMALFGRVGGGIYTKAADVGADLVGKVERNIPEDDPRNPAVIADNVGDNVGDIAGMGSDLFGSYAESSCAALFVASISSFGTEHNFAAMMYPLLISAMGIVVCLATTVVATDLAEVKTVEEIGPALKRQILISTVLMTVGIAIVSFLVLPHSFTLFDFGRRKLVKNWYLFICVSAGLWAGLVIGYVTEYFTSNAYRPVQAVANSCRTGAATNVIFGLAVGYKSVIVPIFAIATAIYASFRLAAMYGIALAALGMLSTIATGLSIDAYGPISDNAGGIAEMSGMPHVVRERTDALDAAGNTTAAIGKGFAIGSAALVSLALFGAYVSRAGVAAVDVLSPRVFAGLLVGAMLPYWFSAMTMRSVGSAALAMVEEVRRQFDSIPGLMEGTAKPDYATCVKISTDASLKKMLAPGALVMLSPLVAGTLFGTETLAGLLAGALVSGVQVAISASNSGGAWDNAKKYIEAGASAEARALGPKGSDAHKAAVIGDTIGDPLKDTSGPSLNILIKLMAVEALVFAPFFAAHGGLIFKHL is encoded by the exons ATGGCTGTCATCGGGACGGCGGGGGCGGAGGTACTGATACCGCTGGCGGCGGTGATCGGCATCGCCTTCGCGGTGTTCCAGTGGTACGTGGTGGCCAAGGTGCCGGTCCCATCCCACGAcggcgaggatggcggcggcgccgccgcccagAAAGGCCGCAGCGGGCACGATGAGAGTGCGGAGGACGGCGTGGACTACCGGCAGGTGGAGGCCCGGTGCGCCGAGATCCAGCACGCCATCTCCATCGGTGCCACGTCCTTCCTCTTCACGGAGTACAG GTACCTCGCCGTGTTCATGGCTGGGTTCGCGGTGGTGATCTTCATGTTCTTGGGGTCGGCGCAGCGTTTCAGCACGCGGCCAGAGCCATGCACGTACGACCCGGCGCGGCTGTGCCGGCCGGCGCTAGCGAACGCGGCCTTCAGCATGATCGCGTTCCTCCTGGGCGCGCTCACCTCCGTCATGTCCGGGTACCTCGGGATGCGCGTGGCGACGTTCGCGAACGCGCGCACGGCGCTCGAGGCTCGCCGCGGCGTGGGGCGCGCCTTCGTCGTGGCGTTCCGGTCTGGCGCCGCCATGGGCTTCCTCCTCGCGTCCAGCGCGCTGTTCGTCCTCTACGTCGCCATCAACCTCTTCGGCGTCTACTACGGCGACGACTGGGGCGGGCTGTACGAGTCCATCACCGGCTACGGCCTCGGCGGCTCGTCCATGGCCCTCTTTGGCCGCGTCGGCGGCGGCATCTACACCAAGGCCGCCGACGTCGGCGCCGACCTCGTCGGCAAGGTGGAGCGCAACATCCCCGAGGATGACCCTCGCAACCCCGCG GTGATCGCTGACAACGTGGGGGACAACGTCGGCGACATCGCCGGGATGGGGTCGGACCTGTTCGGGTCGTACGCGGAGTCGTCGTGCGCGGCGCTGTTCGTGGCGTCCATCTCGTCGTTCGGGACGGAGCACAACTTCGCGGCGATGATGTACCCGCTGCTCATCAGCGCCATGGGCATCGTGGTGTGCTTGGCCACCACGGTCGTCGCCACCGACCTCGCCGAGGTGAAGACCGTCGAGGAGATCGGGCCGGCGCTCAAGCGGCAGATCCTCATCTCCACCGTGCTCATGACCGTCGGCATCGCCATCGTCAGCTTCCTCGTCCTGCCCCACAGCTTCACCCTCTTCGACTTCGGCAGGCGCAAGCTCGTCAAGAACTG GTACCTGTTCATCTGTGTGTCCGCCGGTTTGTGGGCAGGTCTTGTCATCGGCTATGTCACAGAGTACTTCACAAGCAACGCTTACAG GCCGGTGCAGGCGGTGGCGAACTCATGCCGGACGGGAGCGGCGACGAACGTGATCTTCGGGCTAGCGGTGGGATACAAGTCGGTGATCGTGCCCATCTTCGCCATCGCGACAGCCATCTACGCCAGCTTCCGCCTCGCCGCCATGTACGGCATCGCGCTGGCGGCGCTGGGCATGCTCAGCACCATCGCCACGGGGCTCAGCATCGACGCCTACGGCCCCATCAGCGACAACGCCGGCGGCATCGCCGAGATGTCCGGCATGCCGCACGTGGTCCGCGAGCGCACGGACGCACTCGACGCCGCCGGCAACACCACCGCCGCCATCGGCAAAGGGTTCGCGATCGGGTCGGCGGCGCTGGTGTCGCTGGCGCTGTTCGGCGCCTACGTGAGCCGCGCCGGGGTCGCGGCGGTGGACGTGCTGAGCCCTCGGGTGTTCGCGGGGCTGCTGGTGGGGGCCATGCTGCCCTACTGGTTCTCGGCGATGACCATGCGGAGCGTGGGGAGCGCGGCGCTGGCGATGGTGGAGGAGGTGCGGCGGCAGTTCGACAGCATCCCGGGGCTGATGGAGGGCACGGCCAAGCCGGACTACGCCACCTGTGTCAAGATCTCCACCGACGCGTCGCTCAAGAAGATGCTGGCGCCCGGCGCGCTCGTCATGCTCAGCCCGCTGGTCGCCGGCACGCTGTTCGGCACCGAGACGCTGGCCGGGCTCCTCGCCGGCGCGCTGGTGTCGGGAGTCCAGGTGGCGATCTCAGCGTCCAACAGCGGCGGCGCCTGGGACAACGCCAAGAAGTACATCGAGGCCGGCGCGTCGGCGGAGGCGCGGGCGCTGGGGCCCAAGGGGTCGGACGCGCACAAGGCGGCGGTCATCGGCGACACCATCGGCGACCCGCTCAAGGACACCTCCGGCCCGTCGCTCAACATCCTCATCAAGCTCATGGCCGTCGAGGCGCTCGTCTTCGCGCCATTCTTCGCCGCGCACGGCGGCCTCATCTTCAAGCACCTCTGA